The DNA sequence TTTAGAACTTAGACTTTTTAGATTTGATAAAAATAAAGACTATGAGAGTTATTACAAACCTTATGTTTATAATAACTATGAAAATTTTGCTACTCTTTATGATTTACTTTTGCAAGTGCAAGATGATGACATTTATTTCGAATTTGAAAAAAATGAAAATTCTCATATAATTGTTAATAGACAAATTTTACCTCTTAATACCCCTTTAGAAGAACTAGTTAAAAAATATAATTTTAATCTTACTATTGAACCTTTAAACACAAAAAGAGCAATAAAAGACTTGATCATCAATAAAGATGATTTTTTAAGTAAATACAAATATCTTGCCCCATTTGGCAATGAAGAAGATAAAAAATTTTATGAAAAATATGACTATTTATATTATGCTAATGAAATTTTAGAATTTCTTCCTGAGTATATGGGAGATGCCTTATTTTATCTTGCATTTGAAATGATCAAAAAATATCCAGATAAAAAAACAGAAATTTTAAAAGTTATCTCTGATCCTGAAATAGGAATTTTTTATCATATTAACGGTACTAATCAAAAGGTAGAAAATGTAATTGAAAATCTAAAAAAAGAAATTTTAAATTTGGGGCTTTTTGATGAAAAATTACTACATTTTGATTTACCCAAAAACAATGCTTTTGAAAATGAAATAAAAGAACTTGGACAAGTTAAGCATGATTTTGAAAATTTTAATGTAGCCTTTTACGGTTTTAAACCTTGTGATAATTTAAAGTCAAAAATCAAAGCAAAATTTATTTCATATGAAAATGCTGAAAAACATAATGGTTTTGATCTCTTAAAACTCAATAGCGAACTCAGTTATAAAATGGCAGCAAAAATTCTTTTAGATGCTTATGATAGTGGAAGCGACTTTTTAGTTGTAAAAAATCCTAAAGATTTTTATATGTTTGACACTTGTGCTAAAAAACTTATGAATATAAGCAATAGAGATTTTAAAGATTTTTATATTTTAAGTCATTTAGAATTTTTATCTCTAATTCAAGGTATCAAAAATCCATCTTTGCAAAATCATGAATTAAAAGTAACTTTGATATGAAAATTTCTTTAGAATGTAAAGATATTATTATAGAAAGAGCATTAGCTCTTTTTTTAAAGGAACATTTAGTAATAAAAAAAGATTGTGATTTTATCATTAGTGATGAAAAAATTCCTTCAACTAAACCTTTATTTCTTATAGCTCCCAATTCTCCATTTTTGAGTGTGCCTTTTAGTAAAGAAGCTTTATTTAAATCTTTAAATGATTTTGACAATGCTTTAAAAACAACAGCTCAAAAAATTGCAGATGAAAAAAGAAAAATTTTAGAAGCAAAAATTGACTCTATAGCAGAAGAATTTAGAAAAGACTATCAAATAAAAATAGATCTTGCTATTAGCGAACTTAAAGATAAACTTGTTAAAGCTTTAATACATGAGTGAAGATTTTATTCATGTAAAAGATTTTTTAAAAGAATATCAAAAAATCTCGAATTTAAAAAATAAAACAAATAAGACAACAAAAATTTATACTTTTATAGAAAGCGGACAATATAAAGGAAAAAAACTTCTTTTGCCTTCACTTGAAAAAACAAGAAGCACTAAAAGCATAGTAAAAGCTTGTGTTTTTAATGTTATAAGACAGAATTTAAGAAATAAAATTTTTATAGAAGCTTTTGGTGGAAGTGCTTTAATGGCGGCTGAAGCTTTAAGTAATTTTGCCTTAAAATCTTATGCTATCGAACTTGATAAAAACGCTTACAAAATCGCTGTTCAAAATTCTAAAATTGATCAAAATTTAAATGTTGTACAAGGAGATACTTTTGAAATTTTACCCCAGCTTATCGAAAAATTAACCCAAGAAAATATTCCTATTTTTCTTTATCTTGATCCACCTTTTGATATCAGAAAAGGTTTTGAAAAAATTTATGAAAACATTGAAAATCTTTTGAAAAATCTTAATCGAAAAAATATAGAAAAAATTATTTTTGAGCATCATTCAAAAATAGAACTTCCACAAAATATAAAAGAATTTCAAAAAAATAAAACTAAAAAATTTGGCTTAACTTCTCTTAGTTTTTACGAAAATACTCCACAAAATTAAGCTCTTAAAATTGGAACACTTTTTGCTTTATTTTATACAATAATATAGATTAAAGGAATAATCCATGAGAGTTTTAATGTTTTTTTTACTCTTTATGACAAGTATTTTTGCAATACAAATCAAGGATGTAGCAAACACTGTAGGTGTTAGAGATAATCAACTTATAGGTTATGGACTTGTTGTTGGTCTTAATGGTAGTGGAGATGGAACAAGTTCTAAATTTACCCTACAATCTGTATCAAATCTTTTACAAGGTATGAATATCAAAGTAGATCCAGCAGATATCAAGTCAAAAAATACAGCAGCTGTCATGGTAACAGCAAAACTTCCAGCTTTTGCTAAAAGTGGAGATAAGCTTGATATTACAGTATCTTCTTTGGGGGATGCAAAATCGTTACAAGGTGGCACACTTTTACTTACTGCACTCCGCGGAATTGATGGAGAAATTTATGCAATAGCACAAGGTTCTATCTCAACTGGAGGACTCACAGCTAGACCAGGAGGTGCAGGTAGCCATTCTACAGCGGCAACTGTGATGGGTGGAGCTAACGTAGAAAGAGAAATTCCACAAAATTTTAGTCAAAATAATGATTTAACTTTAAGTCTAAAAGTAGCTGATTTTCAAACCGCTAGTAATATAGAAAGAGTGCTTAATAACGTTTTTGGAGAAGATGTTGCTAAAGCGATTGATTCACGTACAATTAAACTTAAAAAACCTGAAGATCTTTCAAATGTAGATTTTATGGCAAGAGTTTTAAATCAAGATATAGCTTATACTCCAGAAAGCAAGGTTATCATTGATGAAAGAACAGGAACAGTAATTGCGGGTGTTGATGTAGAGGTTGAACCTGTATTAATTACTCATAAAGATATTACAATCAAAATTGATCCTAATAATAACACTACTCCAAATCAAAATGAAATTGATATGAAAGATGGTGGTTTTATAGATCCTAGTTCAAATACGTTAAGAATTAATAATTCAAAAAGCACTGTTGCAAATATAGCAAGAATGCTTAATAAGCTTGGGGCAACCCCAAATGATATTATAGCTATTATGGAAAATTTAAAACGTGCAGGTGCAATTACAGCTGATTTGGAGATTATATAATGAAAGTAGATAATTTTTTAAATACATTTAACATGGATAATGTTTTATTAAACAAAACATCAAGAAATTTAGAAAACCATATTAAAGTAAATGATAATGATATAGTTACTAAAACTAAAGAAGATGAAGCTTTAAAAGAGCAAACTGATGCTTTTGAAGCATTTTTTTTAAAACAAGTTTTAGATGTATCTTTAAAATCTCAAAATTCACTTTTTGGAAAAGATGCAAGTGATGAAATTTATTCATCTATGTATAATGATACTATCAGTAAGGCTTTAAGTGGTGGTATGGGATTTTCAAAATTATTATATGATTTTTTAAAAGAAAGGGGTTAAGTTTTTTAATTTTTAGCCGATATAGTTTGTAGAGGATTTTTAATAAAAAATTTCAAGGAGGCAGAAATGATAAATCCTATACAGCAAGGCTACGTGGCAAGCTCCACATTAAACACAGTTCAAACAAATAAAGAAACTAAAACAAACGATACTCAAAAAACAGAGAATGATAAAGCTGCGAAAATTGCAGAACAAATTAAAAATGGCACTTATAAAATTGATACAAGAGCCACTGCTTCTGCTATAGCTGATTCTTTAATTTAAAGATAATTTTCTCTCTTTTTTTTGAGTAAAAAAAGGAGAGAAAAAATGCTTAAAAAACATCTTGATGAAGTTAATGCTATTTTAGAAAAATTAATAGCATTAACCCAAGAAGATATAGAAAATATAAAAGTTGCAAAACATGATACCGTTGCACCTAGTGTTGAAGAAAAAAATAAATTAATTTCTGAATTTACAACAGCTAAAAAACAACTCGATGCTGCTTTAGTAGCTTTAAACAATAGCTCTACCAAAGGACTTAGTGAATTACTTGATGAAGAGGATAAAGAAAAATTAGATTTATTGAAAAAAAATCTTCAAACTCTTCATTCTGCTAATAAAGAATATGCCAAATTCGTACTTATTATTAAAGATTTTTTTGATGGTTTAGTCAATAAGATGTTTAATCTCAATGATGGAACAAATAATGCTTATGGTGATAAAAAGACTACTCCAGAGTCAATTTTTAAGATTAATGTATAAGGAATAAGAATATGGGTATTTTTGGAACTTTATATACGGGAGTTACAGGCTTAAAAGCAAGCGAAGTACAAATTGCAACCACCAGTAATAATATTTCTAATGCAAATGCGACTTTTTATACTCGACAAAGAGTTGTGCAAACAACCAATGGTTACGTTTCATCTAATGGAGTTCAAGTAGGAACAGGTACAGCCATCGAAAGTATTGTTCGTTTGCACGATGAATATTCTTATTTTAAACTAAAGGGAGCTTCAACTCAATTAGAATACACTAAATATATGGCTTCAACCTTGCAAGAAATTTCTGAACGTTTTCCAGATTTGCAAAATACAGGGATTTTACAGGATTTAGAAAATTACAATAAAGCATGGAATGATTTTGCATCCAATCCTAATGAAAATGCTACAAAAATAGCCCTTGTGAAAGCTTCTCAAACATTAACAGAAAGTATTAACAATACTTTTTCAACCTTAGATAAAATTCAAAAGAAAATCAACAACGATATTAAATCAACTGTGGAAGAAATTAATAGAATTGGCGAAGAAATCGCGACAATTAATAAACAAATTTATGGCCAAGAAGCTCTTCCAACAGAACACGCAAACGAATTAAGAGATAGAAGAGATGAGCTAGAACTTACCCTTTCAAAGCTTGTAAGTGCAGTAGCTAGTAAAAATGAAATCAATCAAGATAATCGTTTAGATACAACTATAACTGATCCAGGACATCAATATAATCTTAGTATTGAAGGTTTTAGCATAGTAGATGGGATTAATTTTCATCCGCTAAAACTCGATTATGATGATAAAAATAAATCTTATAGTATTTATTATGAAACTGCAGATGAAAAAGTAAGAGACCTAACTGGTAAAATTTCAGGGGGGCAATTAGGTGCTCAGCTTGATTTACGCGGTAGAAATTATGATAAAAGTAAAGGAAAATATAGCGACGGGATTATACAAGGTTATATGGATTCTTTAGACACTTTTTCCAAAACAATGATCAATGAAACCAATAATCTTTATGCTAGTTCTGCAAAAAGTCCAGTAACTTCTGATTATCTTCCGGGACTTCAAGGCAATATTCCTTTGATGAATTATGATAGAACTATACAACCAGGAAGTTTTGATATCGTTCTTTATGATGAAAAAGGAGATAAAAAAGTTACCAAAACTATTAATATCGATGTTAATACCACCATGGATGATATCGTACGCCAAATCAAAGCTAATACAGACGATAATAACAACAAAGATCCAAATGATGATGTTGATGATTTAATTAATGTAAGTTTTAGCTACGATCCAACCTCCAATGATGGATTATTTCAACTTACTGCAAAATCAGGATATAAGATAGCCATAGAAGATAAAGGAACAAATTTTGCAGGTGCTTTTAGCATAGGAGGGTTTTTTAGTGGAAATAGTGCAAGTGATATTAAAGTAAAAGATTCTATTTTAAGCGATCCAAGCACAGTAAGAGCTAGTCTAAATGGGGTTGATAGCGGTAATGATATGGCAAATAAAATCATACAACTTCAATATGATAAGGTTAATTTTTACAATGAAGATGGAACCATTGACCATCTTACCATGGAAGAATATTATCGTAAATTTACAGGAAAAATAGGCTCTGATGGGGAAAATAATAATGTAGTTAATGCTAGCAATCAAACCTTTTACAATTCTGTATATAGCGAGTATCAATCTAAAAGTGGAGTTAATACCAATGAAGAACTTGCAGCCTTAATACAATGGCAATCAAGCTATGGCGCCTCTGCTAAAATTGTTACTACCATTGATCAAATGCTAGATACTTTACTAGGAATTAAATCATAATCCTAGTAAAATGTCTGAGATATTAAAAACCAAGCTAGATACTTTAGTAAAATTAAAAAATACCAATAAAGCTTTATTTGAAAACCCAGATCCTTTGCAAGTTGTTAAAATTTACAAGGATGAATTTATTGCTTTGCTTTGTGCTTTATTTGCCTATGGTAATGCAAAAAATATAGTTAATTTTTTAAATAAGCTGGATTTTTCTTTACTCGATTCAAGTGAAAAACAAATTCAAAAAAATCTAAAAGGAATAAAATACCGCTTTCAAAATGAAAGAGATATTTTAGAAATTTTTATTACCCTTTCAAGGCTTAAAAATGAAATTTCTTTAAATGAATTTTTTACTAAAGCTTACCAAAAAAGACAAAATACTACAGACGCTATCCTTGCTTTCATGAAAAAAATTCAAAAAATAAATTCTTATTCTAGTTATGGATATGATTTTTTCTTTGGAAAAATTTGGCAAAATATACCAAAATCACCGCTTAAAAGATATCATATGTACTTTAGGTGGATGGTTAGAAAAGATGAGCTTGATCTTGGAATTTTTACTAATATACACACAAAAGATCTTTTGATTCCTCTTGATACTCATCTTTTTAAAATTTCCTTGACTTTAGGACTTTTAAAGCGTAAAATATATGATTATAAAAGTGTGTTAGAGCTTACCAAGAAGTTAAAAGAATTTGATGCAAATGATCCTGTTAAATATGACTTTGCACTTTATCGCTTAGGACAAAGCAAGGAGATTGATACATGGGCTTTGAACATTTAGATACAATTTATTATATTATATTATTTTTTGCAGCACTTTTTGCAGGTTTTATAGACTCAATAGTTGGTGGAGGCGGACTTATAACCTTGCCAGCATTAATAGCTTGCGGGATTCCTGCACATTTATCTATCGCAACTAATAAAGTTCAAAGCGTATGTGGAGCTTTTACTGCAACAATTACTTATTTTAAATCCACAACTTTACCTTATCTAGCTTGGGGGATATTTTTCACTGCGGTGGGTGCTATTATAGGAAGCTATAGCGTACTTTTTGTAAAGGATGAAAATTTAAAAATCATTATTCTAATCTGTTTAACTTTAACTTTTTTATATACAGCTTTACGCCCAAATTTAGGAAAGTATGAAAACAATCCAAAGATTAAAAATATTAAAATTTTTTATCTTATTTGTGGTTTAACTTTAGGTTTTTATGATGGTTTTTTAGGCTCTGGAACCGGATCTTTTTGGATATTTGCTTGCGTAACCTTACTTGGCTTTAATATGAAAAAAGCAAGTATGAATACAAAAATTTTAAATTTTACAAGCAATATTATCGCTTTAATTATTTTTTTATGGCAGTATGAAGTTTTATGGAAAGTCGGATTAGTCATGGCCGTTGGACAAATTTTAGGAGCTTTTTTGGGTTCTAAACTTGTATTAAAAAGTAATGGAAAATTTATTAAAAGCTTATTTTTAATCGTAGTAGGTATAACCATCATCAAAGTTGCTTGGGATTATTTTTCTTGAATTTTAAATTTATTTGAAAAATACAAAAATATCTTTTAAAAATAATCAAACTTGATACTTAGATGAAAAATTATGCTTTTTTATTTTTAAATTCTTTTTTTATCCTTCTTATCTCAAACCATAATTTGATATACCCCCCCCCCATACCAATTATTGTTAGCTTTTATTAAAGCTTCTCCTAATTTATAAGATAAATGTTCTTTAAATTTTAAAGCCTCATTATAATCAGGATAAGATTCTAAAGGAGGTAATTTTAAAGAAGGATCTTTTTTTATTTTTTCTTGATAAATTTTTTGTTCTTGTTTGTGTTTATCTTTTATATAAGATAAAACATAAGGCATTCTTATATAACCTAGTATGCTTTTTGAATTTTCTATCATAGCTTGACCTAGTTTATAAGAAAGTTGGTTTTGAATTCTTGCTTTAGCTGAATTAGCTTGAGAATTTGATAATTGAGTCTTTAAAGCATTGATTTGATTTTGCAAGGGCATTAATTTAATCAGATCCATTACGCTGCAATACTCATCTATAATTTCTTTATACCACTCTATTGAAGATATAAGGTGATTAAAATTATATTCTTTTTCAATTTCTATGTTTTCTCTGATTAAAGCTTTGAAATCTATATTTTCATTATGATAATTTCCTTCAGTAGAGGCAAGAAGAAGTCCTACAAATCCTACAGAATTATTTTTGCTTAAAATTGTTGTATTTTCAGTTATTTTGATATTTCTATTATAGGTATCGAAAAAAATGAAACTAGATAATCAATATTTCTATTAAAAGAATTATTTGTATTTTTATTCTTTATTTCAAGCTCACAATTATTTTGTTCATTCCAAATATGAACTCCTAAAATAGTATGACCATGATATATCTTGTTAAATTCTAG is a window from the Campylobacter sp. RM10537 genome containing:
- a CDS encoding DUF5644 domain-containing protein, whose protein sequence is MRNLELRLFRFDKNKDYESYYKPYVYNNYENFATLYDLLLQVQDDDIYFEFEKNENSHIIVNRQILPLNTPLEELVKKYNFNLTIEPLNTKRAIKDLIINKDDFLSKYKYLAPFGNEEDKKFYEKYDYLYYANEILEFLPEYMGDALFYLAFEMIKKYPDKKTEILKVISDPEIGIFYHINGTNQKVENVIENLKKEILNLGLFDEKLLHFDLPKNNAFENEIKELGQVKHDFENFNVAFYGFKPCDNLKSKIKAKFISYENAEKHNGFDLLKLNSELSYKMAAKILLDAYDSGSDFLVVKNPKDFYMFDTCAKKLMNISNRDFKDFYILSHLEFLSLIQGIKNPSLQNHELKVTLI
- a CDS encoding ornithine carbamoyltransferase, with product MKISLECKDIIIERALALFLKEHLVIKKDCDFIISDEKIPSTKPLFLIAPNSPFLSVPFSKEALFKSLNDFDNALKTTAQKIADEKRKILEAKIDSIAEEFRKDYQIKIDLAISELKDKLVKALIHE
- a CDS encoding RsmD family RNA methyltransferase, which codes for MSEDFIHVKDFLKEYQKISNLKNKTNKTTKIYTFIESGQYKGKKLLLPSLEKTRSTKSIVKACVFNVIRQNLRNKIFIEAFGGSALMAAEALSNFALKSYAIELDKNAYKIAVQNSKIDQNLNVVQGDTFEILPQLIEKLTQENIPIFLYLDPPFDIRKGFEKIYENIENLLKNLNRKNIEKIIFEHHSKIELPQNIKEFQKNKTKKFGLTSLSFYENTPQN
- a CDS encoding flagellar basal body P-ring protein FlgI, coding for MRVLMFFLLFMTSIFAIQIKDVANTVGVRDNQLIGYGLVVGLNGSGDGTSSKFTLQSVSNLLQGMNIKVDPADIKSKNTAAVMVTAKLPAFAKSGDKLDITVSSLGDAKSLQGGTLLLTALRGIDGEIYAIAQGSISTGGLTARPGGAGSHSTAATVMGGANVEREIPQNFSQNNDLTLSLKVADFQTASNIERVLNNVFGEDVAKAIDSRTIKLKKPEDLSNVDFMARVLNQDIAYTPESKVIIDERTGTVIAGVDVEVEPVLITHKDITIKIDPNNNTTPNQNEIDMKDGGFIDPSSNTLRINNSKSTVANIARMLNKLGATPNDIIAIMENLKRAGAITADLEII
- a CDS encoding rod-binding protein → MKVDNFLNTFNMDNVLLNKTSRNLENHIKVNDNDIVTKTKEDEALKEQTDAFEAFFLKQVLDVSLKSQNSLFGKDASDEIYSSMYNDTISKALSGGMGFSKLLYDFLKERG
- a CDS encoding flagellar biosynthesis anti-sigma factor FlgM, with the translated sequence MINPIQQGYVASSTLNTVQTNKETKTNDTQKTENDKAAKIAEQIKNGTYKIDTRATASAIADSLI
- a CDS encoding flagellar protein FlgN, whose protein sequence is MLKKHLDEVNAILEKLIALTQEDIENIKVAKHDTVAPSVEEKNKLISEFTTAKKQLDAALVALNNSSTKGLSELLDEEDKEKLDLLKKNLQTLHSANKEYAKFVLIIKDFFDGLVNKMFNLNDGTNNAYGDKKTTPESIFKINV
- the flgK gene encoding flagellar hook-associated protein FlgK → MGIFGTLYTGVTGLKASEVQIATTSNNISNANATFYTRQRVVQTTNGYVSSNGVQVGTGTAIESIVRLHDEYSYFKLKGASTQLEYTKYMASTLQEISERFPDLQNTGILQDLENYNKAWNDFASNPNENATKIALVKASQTLTESINNTFSTLDKIQKKINNDIKSTVEEINRIGEEIATINKQIYGQEALPTEHANELRDRRDELELTLSKLVSAVASKNEINQDNRLDTTITDPGHQYNLSIEGFSIVDGINFHPLKLDYDDKNKSYSIYYETADEKVRDLTGKISGGQLGAQLDLRGRNYDKSKGKYSDGIIQGYMDSLDTFSKTMINETNNLYASSAKSPVTSDYLPGLQGNIPLMNYDRTIQPGSFDIVLYDEKGDKKVTKTINIDVNTTMDDIVRQIKANTDDNNNKDPNDDVDDLINVSFSYDPTSNDGLFQLTAKSGYKIAIEDKGTNFAGAFSIGGFFSGNSASDIKVKDSILSDPSTVRASLNGVDSGNDMANKIIQLQYDKVNFYNEDGTIDHLTMEEYYRKFTGKIGSDGENNNVVNASNQTFYNSVYSEYQSKSGVNTNEELAALIQWQSSYGASAKIVTTIDQMLDTLLGIKS
- a CDS encoding TIGR02757 family protein, which encodes MSEILKTKLDTLVKLKNTNKALFENPDPLQVVKIYKDEFIALLCALFAYGNAKNIVNFLNKLDFSLLDSSEKQIQKNLKGIKYRFQNERDILEIFITLSRLKNEISLNEFFTKAYQKRQNTTDAILAFMKKIQKINSYSSYGYDFFFGKIWQNIPKSPLKRYHMYFRWMVRKDELDLGIFTNIHTKDLLIPLDTHLFKISLTLGLLKRKIYDYKSVLELTKKLKEFDANDPVKYDFALYRLGQSKEIDTWALNI
- a CDS encoding TSUP family transporter, whose protein sequence is MGFEHLDTIYYIILFFAALFAGFIDSIVGGGGLITLPALIACGIPAHLSIATNKVQSVCGAFTATITYFKSTTLPYLAWGIFFTAVGAIIGSYSVLFVKDENLKIIILICLTLTFLYTALRPNLGKYENNPKIKNIKIFYLICGLTLGFYDGFLGSGTGSFWIFACVTLLGFNMKKASMNTKILNFTSNIIALIIFLWQYEVLWKVGLVMAVGQILGAFLGSKLVLKSNGKFIKSLFLIVVGITIIKVAWDYFS